The segment CTCACCTTAACTTGCTCAGGGAAGATCACACAGCGTTCGGGAGGAGCAAACCAGCAAATCGGATCTCCTTCGCTAAACCACGGAAAGATACCGTTCTGGTAAGCAAGTACCAGCCTGTCTTTACTCAGATCTCCTCCAATAGCCAGCAATCCGTCTTCCTCTGCTAAGGAGGGGTTAGGAAAAACCAATTCTTCTTCAGGTAACTGAAATATCATAGAGACAAAAATATAAAATTTTAAACCTAAACGTTTTATAACTGTCATAACCTTTGAAAATAGCCTGCCCTCATGGATAGAAAAGATAATTTCTCTAACATCAAGCACCTTTATAACAGAGCCGGTTTCGGCATAGCCTACCCTGATTTGTTGCAATTGAGCAAAAGAAAAATAAGCAAGGCGATCAATGGCTTGTTTGTCAGCCCGGCTCCGGGAACTGACCTGACCACGGTTACTCCTGATGAATTTAAACAACAGCAACTTATTTTATCCGGTTTAAATGGCAAAAAAGAATTAACCCCCGAAGAAAAGCAGCAGCGTGAAGACATTACCAAAGCAAGGAATGAAAAAAGCCGCGATCTTAATTTGAATTGGGTACAAAGGATGATCTCCACAGAAAACCCTTTATTGGAGAAGATGACACTGTTTTGGCATGGCCATTTTGCTTGCCGCGCCAATAATCCGTTCTACGCACAACAACTCAACAATATTCAAAGAAACAATGCACTGGGCAGTTTTAAGACATTGCTGATGGAAGTTTCGAAATCCCCGGCTATGCTCGATTATCTGAATAATCAGCAGAATAAAAAGGGTCATCCCAATGAGAATTTCTCCAGAGAACTCATGGAGTTATTCACTTTAAGCAGGGGGAATTACACAGAAACCGATATCAAGGAAGCGGCAAGATCGTTTACCGGATGGGCTTACAATAAGGATGGGGCATTTGAATTTAATCCCAGGACACACGATCCACAAGAAAAAACATTCTTTGGACAGACAGGAAATTTTGATGGAGAAGCAATCATTGACCATATATTGGCTAAACCAGAAACTTCAGTCTTCATTTGCCGTAAGCTCTATGTCTTCTTTGTCAATGACACACCTAATGAGGCCCATGTCAAAGAACTCGCGACTTATTTCTATAGCCAGCAATATAATATCACTGCATTGATGCAACGCATATTTAATGCAGAATGGTTTTATAGCAAAGAAAATATGGGCAACAAAATAAAATCTCCTGTAGAGTTTCTGGTCAATTTGAGCAGGGAATTTTACGTTACTTATAATAAACCCCAGATTTTAATTCAGTTACAAAGCAGTTTAGGCCAGTATTTATTTAATCCCCCTAATGTGGCAGGATGGCCGGGAGGTAAAAGCTGGATCGACAGCTCCTCTTTGATGCTCCGCCTCAAAATACCTTCGTTGGTTTTAAATGACGGAATCCTTGATTTTGACGGGAAGGCAGATCCTGAAGAAGAAGCTGTCATTGCCCTGAATAAAAAACAAAAGCCAAAGCCCGTTAAGTCTTATGTAAATGCACAAGCAGACTGGCCGAAGTTTTTATCCTGTTTTCCGAAGGATATGAAACAAACAGAAATGGCGGCCTATTTATTGGAGCCCACTGTAGGGAAAAAAATCAGTGACCTGGTTTCCAGTAATGTCAATCTAAAAAACACCGTCATTGCTGTAACCAGCATGCCGGAGTATCAATTATGCTAACCCGAATCACATGGAAAGAAGAGATTTTTTAAGAAAGGCAGCCTTTGCAGCAGCGGGTACAATGGTTGTTCCGGCTTTCATGAAACCATTTGAGGCCCTGGCATTAGATGAACTAAGCTTATACAAAAACCTGGTAGTCGTACAGCTGTCCGGAGGCAATGACGGCTTAAATACTGTAGTACCTTTTGGAAATGATATTTATTATCAAATGAGAAATGGGATAGCAATTAAGCCGGATGACGTTATCAAATTGAATGATATGCAGGGCCTGAATCCCAATCTGACCTGTTTAAAAGAGCTTTATGATCAGGGCTGGATGTCCATTATCAATGATGTCGGTTATCCCAATCCTGACCGGTCACATTTCCGTTCTATGGATATCTGGCAGACCGCAAGCGATGCGAACCAATACCTTTCTACAGGCTGGATAGGTCGTTATCTGGACTCCAATTGTCAAACTTGTAAATTTCCCTATACGGCTATCGAAGTCGATGACAGCCTTTCTTTAGCGATGAAAGGGTTAAGCAAAAAAGGAATCGCACTTAAAGACCCGGCTGCATTGTTCCGCAATACAAATGAACCATTTTTCAGAGAAATGATTCAGAGCGACAAGGATCATCTGGACGAAGAAAACTTAGGTTATCTCTATAAAACGATGATTGAGACCTCTTCTTCTGCTAATTATATCCAGAATACTTCTAAGATTTATAAACCCAATTATACTTATCCGAATTCAGGCTTTGCCAATCAGTTAAAAACTGTTTCTAAATTCATTTGTTCGGGCTTAAAAACCAGGGTTTATTATGTGTCCTTAAGCGGCTTTGATACCCATGTGAACCAACTTAATCAGCAAGGACGATTACTACAGCAATATGCAGAGGGGATGAATGCTTTTGTGAAAGATCTGCATCAGAACAATAAACTGGATGATACGCTGGTAATCACTTTTTCTGAATTTGGCAGACGGGTTGCTCAAAATGCAAGCAACGGGACTGATCATGGTACAGCAAATAATATGTTCTTATTTGGCGGCCGGCTAAAAAAA is part of the Pedobacter cryoconitis genome and harbors:
- a CDS encoding DUF1800 family protein, with translation MDRKDNFSNIKHLYNRAGFGIAYPDLLQLSKRKISKAINGLFVSPAPGTDLTTVTPDEFKQQQLILSGLNGKKELTPEEKQQREDITKARNEKSRDLNLNWVQRMISTENPLLEKMTLFWHGHFACRANNPFYAQQLNNIQRNNALGSFKTLLMEVSKSPAMLDYLNNQQNKKGHPNENFSRELMELFTLSRGNYTETDIKEAARSFTGWAYNKDGAFEFNPRTHDPQEKTFFGQTGNFDGEAIIDHILAKPETSVFICRKLYVFFVNDTPNEAHVKELATYFYSQQYNITALMQRIFNAEWFYSKENMGNKIKSPVEFLVNLSREFYVTYNKPQILIQLQSSLGQYLFNPPNVAGWPGGKSWIDSSSLMLRLKIPSLVLNDGILDFDGKADPEEEAVIALNKKQKPKPVKSYVNAQADWPKFLSCFPKDMKQTEMAAYLLEPTVGKKISDLVSSNVNLKNTVIAVTSMPEYQLC
- a CDS encoding DUF1501 domain-containing protein — its product is MERRDFLRKAAFAAAGTMVVPAFMKPFEALALDELSLYKNLVVVQLSGGNDGLNTVVPFGNDIYYQMRNGIAIKPDDVIKLNDMQGLNPNLTCLKELYDQGWMSIINDVGYPNPDRSHFRSMDIWQTASDANQYLSTGWIGRYLDSNCQTCKFPYTAIEVDDSLSLAMKGLSKKGIALKDPAALFRNTNEPFFREMIQSDKDHLDEENLGYLYKTMIETSSSANYIQNTSKIYKPNYTYPNSGFANQLKTVSKFICSGLKTRVYYVSLSGFDTHVNQLNQQGRLLQQYAEGMNAFVKDLHQNNKLDDTLVITFSEFGRRVAQNASNGTDHGTANNMFLFGGRLKKQGIYNAAPDLANLDNGDLKYQIDFREVYGTILDKWLDVNNSQVLNKRFNTLGFI